One Brassica napus cultivar Da-Ae chromosome C4, Da-Ae, whole genome shotgun sequence genomic region harbors:
- the LOC106376632 gene encoding ER membrane protein complex subunit 10-like: MPNLTLVLFLSTLLFSSSFAFQSDELLLDDEEFGLEGGSHPRSPEPVITDSPPKQTPSIRRRYSDPDLDSKIQFTLEHAFGDSDFSSAGTFSARLKTWSHGGQTLTKLRFSRNEFSDEEKDAFQNLLKGDDFYRIRLPSNVVTPPGREYVIASVRARCLPRDGLDEHIVIHMDGANILAVSYGSPGACPYPRQLKLPGKWTFNSHTILKSSEQAPRTPIFTEEILGSSENMEGEAEAPVERSFWAKYWMYLIPLGLIVMNAVTQASNMAEEQPAGSQGQAPAAIQRGSAPRRR; this comes from the exons ATGCCGAATCTCACACTTGTGCTCTTCCTTTCCACTTTATTATTCTCCTCCTCCTTCGCTTTCCAATCAGACGAGCTCCTCCTCGACGACGAGGAGTTTGGTCTTGAGGGAGGATCCCATCCTCGCTCGCCCGAACCAGTTATCACAGATTCACCTCCGAAGCAGACACCGAGTATCCGTAGGCGGTACTCGGATCCTGATCTGGACTCCAAGATCCAATTCACCCTCGAACATGCCTTCGGAGACTCTGATTTCTCCTCCGCCGGTACTTTCTCCGCTCGCCTCAAGACTTGGAGCCATGGTGGTCAG ACATTAACGAAACTGCGGTTCTCTAGGAATGAGTTTTCTGATGAAGAGAAAGATGCCTTTCAA AATCTGCTGAAAGGAGATGACTTTTATAGAATAAGACTCCCATCTAATGTTGTCACTCCACCTGGGAGAGAGTATGTGATTGCATCAGTGAGAGCT AGATGTCTTCCACGGGATGGCTTGGATGAGCATATCGTCATACACATG GATGGTGCCAACATTTTGGCAGTCAGTTACGGCTCTCCTGGAGCATGCCCGTATCCTCGACAGTTGAAACTT CCAGGAAAATGGACATTTAACTCCCACACTATCTTGAAGAGTAGTGAGCAGGCACCAAG AACTCCAATATTCACGGAGGAGATTCTCGGCAGTAGCGAGAATATGGAAGGTGAAGCAGAAGCGCCAGTAGAGAGATCATTTTGGGCAAAATAT TGGATGTACTTGATACCACTTGGACTCATAGTGATGAATGCTGTGACACAAGCGAGTAACATGGCTGAAGAACAACCTGCGGGGTCTCAAGGGCAAGCACCAGCAGCGATTCAGCGCGGTTCCGCACCCAGGAGAAGATGA
- the LOC106394702 gene encoding acyl carrier protein 2, mitochondrial-like — MASRNALLRYLRVNVTPALRSSSITSHRGVAPLYVILRRRFSEEVRGSFLDKSEVTDRVVSVVKKIQKVEPSKVTAKAHFQNDLGLDSLDTVEVVMALEEEFGFEIPDNEADKIQSVDLAVEFIASHPQAK; from the exons ATGGCGTCCAGAAATGCGCTACTTCGATACCTCAGAGTCAATGTCACGCCTGCTCTCCGAAGCTCGAGCATCACTTCTCATCGAGGCGTAGCTCCCTTGTACGTTATTCTTCGTCGTCGTTTCTCAGAGGAAGTCAGAGGATCATTCCTCGACAAATCCGAAGTCACAGATCGTGTTGTCTCTGTCGTCAAAAAAATCCAGAAAGTAGAGCCTTCGAAG GTGACAGCAAAGGCACACTTTCAGAATGATCTAGGGTTGGATAGTTTGGACACAGTGGAGGTGGTTATGGCACTCGAAGAAGAGTTTGGATTCGAGATACCTGATAACGAAGCAGATAAGATACAGTCCGTCGATCTTGCTGTTGAGTTTATTGCTTCCCACCCACAGGCTAAATGA
- the LOC106376631 gene encoding aspartic proteinase 36, giving the protein MLKITVGKAWLSLAYPSQLVPMVMVVAMDLRLSLRIIAPVLMMVIQFASGSFVFNVTHKFAGKDKQLSELKSHDTFRHARMLANVDLPLGGDSRADSIGLYFTKIELGSPAKHYHVQVDTGSDILWVNCAPCSKCPVKTDLGIPLSLYDSKASSTSKKVLCDDDFCSLISQSDTCEPEKKACSYHVVYGDGSTSDGDFVKDNITLDQVTGNLRTAPLAQEVVFGCGSNQSGQLGQTDSAVDGIMGFGQANTSILSQLAAAGSVKRVFAHCLDNVNGGGIFAVGEVESPVVKTTPLVPNQVHYNVILKGIDVDGDPVDLPPSIASFGGNGGTIIDSGTTLAYLPENLYNSLLKKITTRQPVKLHMVQETFACFSFTSNTDKAFPVVNLHFEDSLKLTVHPHDYLFSLREDMYCFGWQSGGMTTQDGSDVILLGDLVLSNKLVVYDLDNEVIGWVDHNCSSSIKVKDGSGAAYSLKADNLVQSASSVINGTLVTLLSILISVFYTFTL; this is encoded by the exons ATGCTAAAAATCACAGTTGGAAAGGCGTGGCTTTCGCTTGCATATCCCTCCCAGCTCGTTCCCAT GGTAATGGTGGTGGCGATGGATCTGAGGCTAAGTTTACGCATTATAGCGCCCGTTTTAATGATGGTGATCCAATTTGCTTCGGGCAGTTTCGTGTTCAATGTGACGCATAAGTTCGCAGGAAAAGATAAACAGTTATCGGAGCTCAAATCTCACGACACCTTCCGTCACGCTCGGATGCTCGCCAACGTCGATCTCCCTCTCGGCGGTGATAGCCGAGCTGACTCTATCGG TTTATACTTCACGAAGATCGAGCTAGGATCACCAGCAAAGCACTATCATGTTCAAGTTGATACGGGAAGTGATATACTTTGGGTCAACTGTGCACCTTGTTCCAAATGTCCTGTCAAAACTGATCTCGGt ATACCTCTGTCGTTGTACGACTCAAAAGCTTCCTCGACTTCCAAGAAAGTTTTGTGCGACGATGATTTCTGTTCCTTGATTTCGCAATCGGACACGTGCGAACCCGAGAAGAAGGCCTGTAGTTACCATGTCGTCTATGGAGATGGAAGCACCAGTGATGGGGATTTCGTCAAGGATAACATTACTCTCGATCAAGTCACTGGAAACCTTAGAACCGCACCTCTTGCTCAAGAAGTTGTCTTcgg GTGTGGAAGCAACCAATCAGGGCAACTTGGGCAGACTGACTCAGCTGTTGATGGCATTATGGGATTTGGACAAGCAAATACCTCTATCCTTTCACAACTCGCTGCCGCGGGAAGTGTGAAGAGGGTTTTTGCACATTGCCTAGACAATGTTAATGGAGGTGGAATCTTTGCTGTTGGGGAAGTTGAGTCTCCAGTTGTGAAAACAACTCCTTTGGTTCCTAATCA GGTACATTACAACGTCATTTTAAAGGGAATAGATGTAGATGGCGATCCTGTTGATCTCCCACCAAGCATAGCTAGTTTTGGCGGAAATGGAGGTACCATTATTGACAGTGGTACAACTTTAGCTTACTTACCTGAGAATCTCTACAACTCCCTACTTAAAAAG attacTACTAGACAACCAGTGAAACTGCACATGGTACAGGAGACTTTTGCGTGCTTCAGTTTCACTTCAAA CACAGATAAAGCATTTCCGGTAGTCAATCTTCATTTCGAGGACTCACTCAAACTGACTGTTCACCCGCACGATTATCTTTTCTCACTTCGT GAAGACATGTATTGCTTTGGTTGGCAATCTGGTGGAATGACGACGCAGGACGGATCCGATGTAATCCTTTTGGGCG ATTTGGTGCTTTCGAACAAGTTAGTAGTATACGATCTGGATAATGAGGTCATTGGATGGGTAGACCACAACT gTTCTTCAAGCATCAAAGTGAAAGATGGATCAGGAGCTGCTTACTCACTTAAAGCAGATAATCTCGTACAATCTGCTTCTTCGGTGATTAACGGAACACTTGTAACGTTATTATCGATACTAATTTCGGTTTTCTATACTTTTACTTTATAG
- the LOC106390838 gene encoding GDT1-like protein 3 codes for MGFVTRLLLVSTIFFLIFVSAISAQDSGVDNETQESEGSRKELGRRGMIGTERIGLDAAGDNLGDLGLNLEATGPGVFDALFSSFSMILVTEIGDETFIIAALMAMRHPKATVLSGALSALFVMTILSTGLGRIVPNLISRKHTNSAATVLYAFFGLRLLYIAWRSSDSKSNQKKEMEEVEEKLESGQGKTPFRRFFSRFCTPIFLESFILTFLAEWGDRSQIATIALATHKNAIGVAIGASVGHTICTSLAVVGGSMLASRISQRTVATVGGLLFLGFSVSSYFYPPL; via the exons ATGGGTTTCGTCACTCGCCTGCTTCTCGTGTCCaccatcttcttcttgatcTTCGTTTCCGCCATCTCTGCGCAG GACTCTGGGGTTGATAATGAGACGCAGGAATCGGAAGGATCTCGTAAAGAGCTTGGCCGTCGTGGAATG ATTGGCACTGAACGAATTGGACTTGATGCTGCTGGTGACAATCTTGGTGATCTTGGTTTGAACCTCGAAGCCACTGGCCCTGGTGTCTTTGATGCTTTGTTCTCGAGTTTCTCCATGATTCTTGTCACCGAG ATTGGCGATGAGACTTTTATAATAGCGGCACTTATGGCTATGCGACACCCTAAAGCTACTGTTTTGTCTGGTGCACTTTCAGCTTTGTTTGTTATGACC ATACTTTCTACTGGACTTGGTAGGATAGTGCCAAACTTGATTTCTAGGAAGCACACTAATAGCGCTGCTACAG TTCTCTATGCGTTTTTTGGTCTACGACTTCTCTACATTGCTTGGAGGTCATCTGATTCAAAGTCGAAtcagaagaaggaaatggaggAA GTTGAGGAGAAGCTTGAGTCAGGCCAAGGGAAGACACCCTTCCGTCGCTTTTTCTCAAGATTTTGTACCCCAATATTTCTAGAG TCCTTCATCTTAACCTTTCTAGCCGAATGGGGAGACCGTAGCCAGATTGCAACAATAGCT TTGGCGACGCACAAGAACGCTATAGGAGTGGCGATAGGAGCATCAGTAGGACACACAATTTGTACATCGCTGGCGGTTGTAGGAGGAAGCATGTTGGCTTCAAGGATCTCACAACGCACGGTCGCAACTGTTGGGGGCTTACTCTTCCTTGGCTTTTCAGTCTCTTCCTACTTCTACCCTCCACTATAG